Proteins from a single region of Acanthochromis polyacanthus isolate Apoly-LR-REF ecotype Palm Island chromosome 11, KAUST_Apoly_ChrSc, whole genome shotgun sequence:
- the LOC110960564 gene encoding solute carrier family 52, riboflavin transporter, member 2-like produces MSASWWSSSAVTHGLMALFAMGSWVSVNSLWVELPVLVNVLPEEWNLPAYLTVLIALGNLGPIAVTITHHCAPGRLNERLVIHCIQLLAVVASAFLAIFWSHTVVIAGEKRSLPFLLLTFVLSLVCCTSNVTFLPFMFRYPPQYIRTFFIGQGLSALFPCIVALGQGVNKLECKTVNGTVEPEYLKENFPAQNFFWFLFVMLTVSALCFLALTRRQTQPPSAEPPQESGSTAAKDGDETERLHNGGTPVSEDQVQLEEQQSHGQTFWTPRNIYLLALLAVSNALSNGVLPSIQSFSCLPYGNMTYHLSVVLGNMANPLACFLSMFVVLRSSSGLGFLSVAGLVFASYLMALAALSPCPPLLGSPAGVALVVISWIVFIGLFSYLKAVIGTLLHEAGHAALLWCGISIQAGSLVGALTMFPQVSVYHVFTAAKACVDNGCT; encoded by the exons ATGTCGGCCAGTTGGTGGAGCAGCTCCGCGGTGACTCACGGCCTCATGGCGCTGTTCGCGATGGGCTCCTGGGTGTCCGTCAACAGTCTGTGGGTCGAGCTGCCGGTGCTCGTCAACGTGCTGCCCGAAG AGTGGAACCTTCCCGCCTACCTGACAGTGCTCATAGCGTTGGGGAACCTCGGTCCGATCGCAGTAACCATCACCCACCACTGTGCTCCCGGGCGGCTCAACGAGCGGCTGGTCATCCACTGCATCCAGCTGCTGGCCGTGGTGGCGTCGGCCTTCCTCGCCATCTTCTGGTCGCACACCGTCGTCATCGCAGGAGAGAAACGGTCGCTTCCCTTCCTGCTCCTCACCTTCGTCTTGTCTCTGGTCTGCTGCACCTCCAACGTCACATTCCTGCCCTTCATGTTCCGCTACCCGCCTCAGTACATCCGGACCTTCTTCATCGGCCAGGGCCTCAGCGCCCTGTTCCCCTGCATCGTGGCGCTGGGACAAGGAGTCAACAAGCTGGAGTGTAAAACGGTCAACGGCACCGTGGAGCCGGAGTACCTGAAGGAGAATTTTCCTGCACAGAACTTCTTCTGGTTCCTGTTTGTGATGCTGACAGTGTCGGCGCTGTGCTTTCTGGCTTTGACCCGAAGACAGACGCAGCCTCCGAGTGCCGAGCCGCCGCAGGAGTCGGGCAGCACGGCGGCGAAGGACGGAGATGAAACCGAACGGCTTCACAACGGAGGGACGCCGGTGTCGGAGGATCAGGTCcagctggaggagcagcagtCGCATGGTCAGACCTTCTGGACGCCACGAAACATCTACCTGCTAGCGCTGCTCGCCGTCTCCAATGCCCTCAGCAACGGAGTCCTGCCGTCCATCCAGAGCTTCTCCTGTCTGCCCTACGGGAACATGACCTACCACCTCTCCGTGGTGCTCGGAAACATGGCAAACCCCCTGGCCTGTTTCCTCTCCATGTTTGTAGTCCTCAG ATCGTCCTCAGGTTTGGGCTTCTTGTCTGTGGCCGGACTTGTTTTTGCTTCCTATCTGATGGCGTTAGCTGCTCTCAGCCCCTGTCCTCCGCTGCTGGGAAGTCCTGCTGGGGTGGCGCTAGTG GTCATCTCCTGGATCGTCTTCATCGGCCTCTTCTCCTATCTGAAGGCGGTGATCGGGACTCTGCTCCACGAGGCCGGTCACGCCGCCCTGCTGTGGTGCGGCATCTCCATCCAGGCCGGCTCGCTGGTCGGAGCTCTCACCATGTTCCCCCAGGTCAGCGTCTACCACGTGTTCACCGCAGCCAAGGCGTGTGTCGACAACGGATGCACCTAG